GCGCGTGGAGTTCAACGACATCGGTGCGGTCGTGTACTTCCTGCGCAAGGTCATCTGGATGGTCCCCGGCTTCACCGTCGAGCAGTACCGCGATCGCCTGCTCGACCTGCACCGGCAGATCACCAGTACGGGACCGTTCGTCGCCTACTCCGCCCGGACATTGATCGAAGCGCGAAAACCGTTCTGACGCTCGAGAATTCGCCGAAACCGTCAGCCCTGGGCGACGGCGATCGCACGCCCGGAGGCCTTGCGCAGGCGGGCGGCGATCTCGTCCGCGATATCACCGTTGCCGGGCACCACCGGATCCAGTTCCGCGACAGGGTGATTGAGGGCGTCGAGCGACTCGGCCACATAGGTCGGCAGGCGATCGGCGGGCTGCTTCCGCAGATCCTCGAGCGTGCTCACACCGGTCAGCACCATCAGCGACTCCAGTCCCGTGGTGTGCGCGCCGTCGATATCGGTATCGAGCCGGTCGCCGACCACCAAGGCATCTCGGGTGCCCGCCCGCTCCAGCGCGTCCTCCATCAACGGCGCGTAGGGCTTGCCCGCCACCAGCGGCTCCAGACCCGAGGCCTGGCGCAGCGCGGCGACCATGGAACCATTGCCCGGCGCCAGGCCGCGCTCGGTGGGCAGGGTGGCGTCGGTATTGGCGGCCACCCAGAGCGCACCCGACCGCAGCGCGTAGGCCGCCTCCGCCAGATCCGCCCACGCCGTCTGCGTGGAATGACCTTGGATCACGGCGCTGGGGGTGACGCCGTCGAAGCGCCGGATCGCCTGCAGGCCCACATTTTCCACCTCCGCCATGAGATCGTCGGTACCGACGACGAGGACGGTGGAACCCGGCGGGATACGCTGCGCCAGCAGTCGCGCGGCCGCCTGCGCACTGGTCACCACCTCGTCCTCGTGAGCGTCGAAACCGAGCTCGCGCAGATGCAGCGCCACCGCATCCGCGGAACGGCTCGCATTGTTGGTGACATACATCAGCCGCTGCCCGGAGTCACCGGCCAAGAGTGCCTCCGACGCACCGGGAATCGGTTCGTGGCCGCGAAACAGGGTGCCGTCCAGATCCAACAGCAGTGCCTCGAAGCGGTCGCGCAATCGCATGACGCAGTCCCTCTCATTCACAGATACGAAACGACCGTGCGGCTGCGCTGAGGCGCGGCCGCACGGTCGGAATCACTTGCCGGGTCCTAGTTCTCGATGCCGTCGCCCGAAGTGGCGGGCCGCTCAGCCGCGCCGGAGTCGGTAGCTGCGCCCGTCTCGGCAGCTTCGGCCTTGCCCGCAGCTTCGGCCTTGCCAGCAGCTTCGGCCTTGCCGGTGGCTGCCGAATCCTCCTCCGCGCGAGCCGATTCCGGCTCTTCCTCATCCGCGAGGGCATCGGCGGAATCTTCGTCGTCCGCGAGGGCCGTCTCCACCTCGTCGTCTTCGTCCGACTCGTCCTCGTCGAAGGCGGCGGTCCAGTCAGCGCCGTCATCCTCGCCCGACAGGTCCGCGGCGCGTTCCTCGGCGTCGGTCTCGCCGTCGAAGTCGGCGGAGGCGGCGTTCATGAACCAGGTCAGCGCCTCCTCCTCACGACCGGCGGCCAGCAGCGCCTCGGCGTAGGCGTAGAACAGGCGCGCCGCAGCGGAACCGGTCCGCGCGGGATCGAGTTCGGGGGTTTGCAGGGTCACCACGGCCTGATCGAACTGGCCCAGATCCATGCGAGCACCCGCGACCACGATGCGCAGCTCGGTCGCCTCGTCGCCTTCCAGGGCACGCGCCTCGTCGCTGCGGCCCAGCTCGATGGCGCGCTCCGGACGGCCCAGGCCGCGCTCGCAGTCCGCCATCACGGCCAGCAGCCCCGAACCGCCGGACATCCGGCGCGCGGTCCGCAACTCCGACAGCGCCTCGGCCCACTCCCCCGCGTGATAGGCCGCGACACCGGCGGTCTCCCGCACCACCGCGATCCGCCCGGCCCGCTGCCGCGCCGCCCGTGCGTGCGCCAGCGCCAGCTCCGGATCCTCGTCCAGCAGTTGCGCCACCATCACCAGGTGCCGGGCGACCGCCTCCGCATTGCTCTTGTCCAGACTCAGCAGATCGCGGCGAACGGCGCCCTCGAGATCGGCGGCCTGCACATCGTCCGGCAGCGCCGGCTCATCGGGCCGACCCGAACGCCGCTCCCCCGGCTTCCCGCTACCGACCCGCGCACCCTCGCCGCCCCGCCGACGGTCCTGCCCCTCGAACGACCGCGCCCCCTCGCCGCTCCGCCCGAAATCCTTGCCCTCCCCGCCCTTCTCACGCCGCTCGTCACCGAACCCGTTGCGCACGAACGGCTTCCGCTCGTCGCGCCCCCCACGATCCCGATCGAATCCCCTTCCGCCACCACGATTCTCGCCGCCGCGGCCCTCACCGCCCCGATTGAACCCGCCCTCGCGCCGCTCCCCGCGCTCGGCTCCCCCTTCACGCCGGTCCCGGCTGTACCCACTCTCACGACGCTCACCACTACCGCGACTGAACCCACCTTCGCGACGATCGTCGCGGTTGAAACCGCCTTCACGCCGGTCACCGCCACCACGATTGAAGCCACCCTCGCGCCGGTCGCCGCCACCGCGACTGAACCCACCCTCACGCCGATCGTCGCGGTTGAAACCGCCTTCACGCCGGTCTCCACCGCCACGGTTGAATCCGCCCTCGCGACGCTCACCGCCACCACGGTTGAAACCACCCTCGCGACGGTCGCCACCGCCACGGTTGAAGCCGCCCTCGCGACGCTCACCGCCACCACGGTTGAAACCACCTTCACGGCGCTCGCCGCCACCGCGATTGAAGCCGCCCTCGCGCCGGTCGCCGCTACCGCGATTGAATCCACCACGATCGTCGCGGTTGAAACCGCCTTCACGCCGATCGCCACCGCCACGGTTGAAACCACCTTCGCGGCGCTCGCCGCCGCCGCGATTGAATCCGCCTCCACGGCGCTCGCCGCGGTTGAAACCACCGTCGCGGTCACCGCGGTTGAAACCGCCGCGGCTGCCGCTGTCGCGATCGGAGCCGCCGCGACCGCCCTCGCTCCGATAGCCGCCGCGATCGCGGTCGCCTTCGGAGCGGTTCCGGTTGAAGCCGCCCTCGCGGTTGGCACCACCGCCGCGGGTGAAGCCGCCCTCGCGGTTGCCGCCGTCCCGCCGCGGTCCGCCGTACGACCGGCCCTCATCGCGGCGTTCGCTGTCATCACGCCGGCCGTAGCCGCCCTGTCCGGTCCCACCGCTGGTATTGCGGCGGAAGGGTTTGCGGCCGTCGTTCTGCTCCGCCACGGTGATCCCTCTCTAGTGTTGTAAGCCTGCCGTACCCGGCCGCGGCGCTGGCTCGCGTGAGGGTCGCGGGTGTATCCCGCACCTCAAATTGAAGCACGCGAGCATCTGCGTCCACGCGGCGCGGGCGCTGAAACGCAGAATAGGGGACCCGTGAGGGTCCCCTATTCTGGAATGATGTTCCGGCGGTGTCCTACTCTCCCACACCCTGTCGAGTGCAGTACCATCGGCGCAGGTGGCCTTAGCTTCCGGGTTCGGAATGGGACCGGGCGTTTCCCCACCGCTATAGCCGCCGTAACAGGCGGTCGAGCGGCTGATACCGAAACCTGCGCCCAGCACCGCGATGTCCTCGCGTTTACGGAACCAGGCCAGCACGAACATCGCCTGCCGAAACGGTGTCAGCGCCCGGGCACCGCGGCGGGTGCCCCGGGCTCGCCGTTGGGCGGCCAGCAACCGCGAAACATGGCAGACCAGCTCCCGGGACACGTCGAGCATGGCACGATAGGCGATCACGTGGAGTCCTTCAGGCATCGGAATTCTGTGGGAGAAAACCGGTCTACCTGGGACTCCACGCCCATGACCGGGCAAGTCCCGAAACTCCCGAATGCCCGAATCCCTCAAGCACACACCGAAGTTGATGAGATCACCTCAATGGATTCTATAATTCACGAAACAATGGTTCGGACAATACCTGGCAATCATTGGTGATACCCCGGTGAGAATCACCCAAACATTCGCGTAACCATACGGTCACAACCGCGGACAGTGTCCGAATTCGCCTTGCCTGGACGGGCCGGGTCATGGAACTGTGGACGACAGTTTGGCTCAGTTTCACCCTCAACGACGAGGAGCTTTGAAATGAGTGACGAACTTTCCACCGATGCGGATTTGCGTGACGCATTAGAACTTCTGGCATTGGATATCGACGGGGATACTCACCCCGTCGGCCATTCTCGCAAACGCATCGTCGATGAACCCGCCAAGCGGCCGCTGCACATCGTGCTGGTGGCTCCCCCGTACTTCGACATCCCGCCCACCGGATACGGCGGCGTCGAGGCGGTGGTGGCGTCGCTGGCCGACGAACTGGTCGACAGCGGGCATCGGGTCACGCTGATCGGCGCGGGCCGGCCCGGCACCAAGGCCGACTTCATCCCCGTCTGGGACGAAGTGCTGACCCACCGGCTGGGTGAGCCGTATCCCGAGATCGTGCACGCCATGAAGGCGTGGCGCGTCATCCAGGAGCTGCACGCCGAGGATCCCATCGACGTCGTGCACGATCACACCTTCGCCGGACCGGGCAACGCCGCCGCCTACCGGGCGCTCGGCATCCCGACCGTGGTCACCGTCCACGGACCGGTGGACGCCGAAATGCGCGAGTACTACCGCGCTTTCGACGACAGCGTGCGACTGGTCGCGATCAGCGACCGGCAGCGCGAACTCGCGCCCGATCTGAATTGGATCGCGCGCGTGCACAATGCCATCAACCCCGACGAATGGCCGTTCCGCACCGAGAAATTGGACTACGCGCTGTTCCTGGGCCGGTACGCGCCCTACAAGGGCCCGCACCTCGCCCTCGAGGCCGCGCACAGCGCGGGACTACGCTTGATACTGGCGGGCAAGTGCAACGAGCCGCCCGAGCACGCCTTCTTCGACGAGTTCGTGCGGCCGCTGCTGGGTCCGGACGACGATGTGTTCGGCGAGGCGGACGCGGCGGCCAAGCGGCAACTGCTGGCCGGGGCACGTTGTCTGCTGTTCCCCATCCAATGGGAGGAGCCGTTCGGGATCGTGATGATCGAGGCGATGGTCTGCGGCACCCCGGTGATCGCGCTGCGCGGCGGCGCGGTGGCTGAGGTCGTCGAGCACGGGGTCACCGGGTGGATCTGCGAATCCCCCGACGAGCTGCCCGACGCCATCGCACGCATCGACGAGATCGATCCGCGGGCCTGCCGGGAGCGGGTCGAGAAGTATTTCGCCACCGGACGTTTCGCCCAGGGCTACGAAGAGGCCTACTACCGGGCGGTGGCGGAGACGACCCCGATCCTGTCGACCACGCCGATCCTGTCGACCACGCCGATCCTGTCGACCACGCCGATCCTGTCGACCACGCCGATTCTGTCGGCGGCGCCGGCCGAATCGGCGATCCCGCCCGAACCGGCGACCCCGTTGACGCCGGTGACCCCGGCGACCGCCCGCTCACCGCAGTCGGCGTATCGCCGCAACCGGGCGCGCACGACACCCGTCCCGCCCAGCCCGCGGGGCACCCGCCTGCCGAGTGGCCGCCGGTGAGCGTATTCAACGCCGGACCGCCGACACCCGTTTCGGGTGTCGGCGGTGTCGTCACGCTGGTCGAGGCGAGCACCTTCTGCCTGTCCGACCCCCTCGGCGATATTCACCCCGGCACCGCCCACGGCCTGTTCCATCGCGACGCCCGGCTGCTGAGCCGCTGGGATCTGCGCCTGGACGGCCTTCCGCCCGAACAGCTTTCGGTATTGGTGCGCGAACCGTTCCGGGGACGGTTCGTGGCCCGCAAGACCCCGCCGCACGGCGTCGCCGACGCCACCGTGCTGGTGCAGCGCCGCCGCACCATCGGCGACGGCATGCACGAGGTGATCACCGTGCACAATCTCGGCGACGAGGACACCGCGATCACCGTAACCCTCACCGCCGACACCGATTTCGCCGATCTGTTCGCCGTCAAGGAGGGCCGCGTGCACGGCGGCGGCTGCGAATTCAGCGTCGCCGCGGACGCCCTGCGGCTGGTCGATCGTGCCAACTCCGGCCGCGAGGTGGTCATCACCGCCGACGGTGAGCCGACTATCCAGCCGGGCTTTCTGACCTGGGATATCGTGGTGGCCCGGCGCAGCGTCTGGCACACCACCGTGCGCTGTGGGCCCGGTAGCGGTCATCGCGCGGTGCCGATGAACATCGACGACGACGAGGAAGGTCCGGTCCGCAAGATCCGGCATTGGCGTGCCACCACCACCTCGCTGACCGCCAGCGGACCGGGCCTCAACTCGATCCTGCAGCGCACCGAAACCGACCTGGGCGCACTGCGATTGGACGATCCCGCCGACGGCACCGCCTATGTCGCGGCCGGCGCGCCGTGGTTCATGGCGCTGTTCGGCCGGGACAGCCTGCTCACCTCCTGGATGGCGCTGCTGCTGGACTCCGATCTGGCGCTGGGCACGCTGCGACAGCTCGCGAAACTCCAAGGCACCAAGGTCGAACCGGTGACCGAGGAGGAACCCGGCCGCATCATGCACGAACGCCGTCACGGCCCCGGCAGCGACCGCGTGCTCGGCGGCACCGTCTACTACGGCACCGTCGACGCCACTCCCTTGTTCGTCATGCTGCTGGCCGAATGCCATCGCTGGGGCGTCGCGGAATCCGCTGTCCGGCAACTGATTCCGGCCGCCGACGCCGCACTGACCTGGATGACCGAGTACGGCGAGCGCGACGGGCTGCTGGTGTATCACCGCAA
This sequence is a window from Nocardia yunnanensis. Protein-coding genes within it:
- a CDS encoding glycosyltransferase, producing the protein MSDELSTDADLRDALELLALDIDGDTHPVGHSRKRIVDEPAKRPLHIVLVAPPYFDIPPTGYGGVEAVVASLADELVDSGHRVTLIGAGRPGTKADFIPVWDEVLTHRLGEPYPEIVHAMKAWRVIQELHAEDPIDVVHDHTFAGPGNAAAYRALGIPTVVTVHGPVDAEMREYYRAFDDSVRLVAISDRQRELAPDLNWIARVHNAINPDEWPFRTEKLDYALFLGRYAPYKGPHLALEAAHSAGLRLILAGKCNEPPEHAFFDEFVRPLLGPDDDVFGEADAAAKRQLLAGARCLLFPIQWEEPFGIVMIEAMVCGTPVIALRGGAVAEVVEHGVTGWICESPDELPDAIARIDEIDPRACRERVEKYFATGRFAQGYEEAYYRAVAETTPILSTTPILSTTPILSTTPILSTTPILSAAPAESAIPPEPATPLTPVTPATARSPQSAYRRNRARTTPVPPSPRGTRLPSGRR
- a CDS encoding HAD-IIA family hydrolase, with product MRLRDRFEALLLDLDGTLFRGHEPIPGASEALLAGDSGQRLMYVTNNASRSADAVALHLRELGFDAHEDEVVTSAQAAARLLAQRIPPGSTVLVVGTDDLMAEVENVGLQAIRRFDGVTPSAVIQGHSTQTAWADLAEAAYALRSGALWVAANTDATLPTERGLAPGNGSMVAALRQASGLEPLVAGKPYAPLMEDALERAGTRDALVVGDRLDTDIDGAHTTGLESLMVLTGVSTLEDLRKQPADRLPTYVAESLDALNHPVAELDPVVPGNGDIADEIAARLRKASGRAIAVAQG
- a CDS encoding glycogen debranching N-terminal domain-containing protein, which gives rise to MSVFNAGPPTPVSGVGGVVTLVEASTFCLSDPLGDIHPGTAHGLFHRDARLLSRWDLRLDGLPPEQLSVLVREPFRGRFVARKTPPHGVADATVLVQRRRTIGDGMHEVITVHNLGDEDTAITVTLTADTDFADLFAVKEGRVHGGGCEFSVAADALRLVDRANSGREVVITADGEPTIQPGFLTWDIVVARRSVWHTTVRCGPGSGHRAVPMNIDDDEEGPVRKIRHWRATTTSLTASGPGLNSILQRTETDLGALRLDDPADGTAYVAAGAPWFMALFGRDSLLTSWMALLLDSDLALGTLRQLAKLQGTKVEPVTEEEPGRIMHERRHGPGSDRVLGGTVYYGTVDATPLFVMLLAECHRWGVAESAVRQLIPAADAALTWMTEYGERDGLLVYHRKTDRGLANQGWKDSWDAISFSDGRLAEPPIALCEVQGYAYAAELGRAELADSHGDHATAERLRARALERRTRFDERFWLPRAGCYALALDASDRPVDSVSSNPGHCLWTGIVPDERAAELIERLDAPDINTGFGLRTLSSADRRFNPMGYHTGSVWPHDTAIAVAGLLRYAHIPGALKLAEHLATGLLEAILEFGARPPELFCGFARTEFRSPVPYPTSCSPQAWASAAPLLLMRSFLGLQPDVPTRTLTVSPRLPERAGTIRLADLKLGSASITIEATGNDAHVTGLPSDWELRRI